The following coding sequences lie in one Fusarium poae strain DAOMC 252244 chromosome 1, whole genome shotgun sequence genomic window:
- the GNA2 gene encoding G-Protein alpha subunit (BUSCO:29342at5125), with amino-acid sequence MCFGNRDKGDRGLARSREIEKQLRQDEKRLSKEVKLLLLGAGESGKSTVLKQMKLIYSQGFTKNEKLEWKPVIFNNIVQSFKVIAEAMGEHDLNFDSPDNEKYMAHILVDHEISPHDPMPADYLAPVKALWVDSGVRAAIGMGNEYALHDNLTYFIEDIDRLWAEDYVPDDQDLLRSRLRTTGITETIFDLGQLTYRMFDVGGQRSERKKWIHCFENVNCLLFLVAISGYDQCLVEDKDGNQMNEALMLWESIANSHWFARSALILFLNKMDLFKEKLPKSPISNHGFTDYHGPKDDYKAASKYFLDKFKALNRNTEKEIYGHFTNATDTNLLKITMASVQDMIIQRNLKQLIL; translated from the exons ATGTGCTTCGGAAACCGAGACAAAGGCGATCGCGGCCTTGCAAGATCCCGCGAGATCGAGAAACAGCTCCGTCAGGATGAAAAGAGACTGTCAAAGGAGGTCAAGCTCCTCCTACTAG GTGCTGGAGAGTCTGGAAAGTCTACTGTTCTCAAGCAGATGAAGCTCATCTACTCCCAAGGATTCACCAAAAATGAGAAACTGGAATGGAAGCCTGTGATTTTTAACAATATTGTTCAATCGTTCAAGGTCATTGCTGAGGCAATGGGCGAACATGATCTTAATTTTGACAGTCCCGACAATGAG AAATACATGGCTCATATCCTTGTCGACCACGAGATTAGCCCACACGACCCAATGCCTGCTGATTATCTTGCGCCCGTCAAGGCGTTATGGGTTGACAGTGGTGTCCGAGCGGCCATTGGAATGGGAAATGAATATGCGCTACACGACAACCTCACCTA CTTTATTGAGGATATTGACAGACTCTGGGCAGAAGACTATGTCCCAGATGATCAAGATCTTCTCCGATCTCGATTACGTACAACTGGTATCACAGAGACCATTTTCGACCTCGGCCAGTTAACCTACCGTATGTTCGACGTTGGTGGTCAGCGATCAGAGCGAAAGAAGTGGATTCACTGTTTCGAGAACGTCAACTGCCTGCTTTTCTTGGTCGCAATTAGTGGTTACGACCAGTGCTTGGTCGAGGACAAGGATGGG AACCAAATGAACGAGGCGCTCATGCTCTGGGAGTCGATTGCCAATTCCCACTGGTTTGCCCGATCCGCACTTATCCTGTTCCTCAACAAGATGGACCTCTTCAAGGAAAAGCTTCCCAAGAGCCCCATCTCAAATCACGGTTTCACCGATTACCATGGCCCCAAGGACGATTACAAGGCAGCCAGCAAATACTTCCTCGACAAGTTCAAAGCCCTGAACCGAAACACCGAAAAGGAAATATACGGCCATTTCACCAACGCTACCGATACAAATCTGCTCAAGATCACCATGGCCTCTGTCCAGGACATGATTATTCAACGTAATCTCAAGCAACTCATCTTATAA
- a CDS encoding hypothetical protein (BUSCO:38428at5125) produces the protein MTESAAKRVKTSGNGPLIGTHSGHFHADEALAVHMLRRLPAYRDADLVRTRDPAVLATCHTVVDVGGEYDAEKRRFDHHQRGFATTFPGRPTKLSSAGLVFLHFGRAIVAERLGLPEDSPDVELIYKKLYENFVEALDAHDNGISVYDPAGIAAAGLEKRFSEGAFGLGAMVGRLNPNWNDPTPSDPVEAQAAEDAKFNEASNRIGQEFDRDLDGYAASWLPARTIVQEAFNKRTQYDEQGRILVLEGQSVPWKDHLYTLEDGTPSVLYVLYAEKPEPGAKWRIQCVPESKDSFMSRKPLPEAWRGFRDAELDGISGIPGCVFVHAAGFIGGNKTFEGAKEMATKALEG, from the coding sequence ATGACCGAATCAGCAGCTAAGCGCGTCAAGACCTCGGGCAACGGTCCCCTCATCGGTACTCATAGTGGCCACTTCCACGCTGATGAGGCCCTCGCCGTCCACATGCTCCGTCGACTTCCTGCCTACCGCGACGCCGACCTCGTCCGTACCCGCGACCCTGCTGTTCTAGCTACCTGTCACACCGTTGTTGACGTTGGTGGAGAGTACGATGCTGAGAAGCGCCGTTTCGATCACCACCAGCGAGGCTTCGCCACCACCTTCCCTGGCCGCCCAACAAAGCTTTCTAGTGCTGGTCTGGTCTTCCTGCACTTTGGCCGTGCCATCGTCGCTGAGCGCCTTGGACTGCCCGAGGATTCCCCCGATGTCGAGTTGATCTACAAGAAGCTGTACGAGAACTTCGTTGAGGCCCTTGATGCCCACGACAATGGTATCTCTGTCTACGACCCCGCTGGCATCGCCGCTGCCGGCCTTGAGAAGCGTTTCAGTGAGGGCGCCTTCGGTCTCGGTGCCATGGTTGGACGTTTGAACCCCAATTGGAACGACCCTACTCCCTCCGACCCTGTTGAGGCTCAGGCCGCTGAAGATGCCAAGTTCAACGAGGCCAGCAACCGCATTGGTCAGGAGTTCGACCGCGATCTCGACGGTTACGCCGCTTCGTGGCTACCTGCCCGCACCATTGTCCAGGAGGCATTCAACAAGCGCACACAATACGATGAGCAAGGTCGTATTCTCGTCCTCGAAGGACAGTCTGTCCCCTGGAAGGACCACCTGTACACCCTCGAGGATGGCACCCCCTCTGTTCTCTACGTTTTATACGCCGAGAAGCCTGAGCCTGGTGCCAAGTGGCGCATCCAGTGCGTGCCCGAGAGCAAGGACTCCTTCATGAGCCGAAAGCCACTCCCCGAGGCTTGGAGAGGTTTCCGGGATGCTGAGCTTGACGGCATCAGTGGCATTCCTGGCTGCGTGTTTGTCCATGCGGCTGGTTTCATTGGTGGAAACAAGACCTTTGAGGGTGCCAAGGAGATGGCGACCAAGGCCCTTGAGGGTTAA
- a CDS encoding hypothetical protein (BUSCO:54085at5125) → MNPHQKNKVDVKSLTPEEQRLFRLYGKLPSRSDHFAKHLKDRKYFDSGDYAMSKAGKGDGVDAGAVGSQHPVPENIPHLSSPVNGSGTNVPKHHGSVPGIQAGSPIKESSFLKSETSVDESQGDDADKPQGTDTASAPEPVAAGGEGIPIRR, encoded by the exons ATGAACCCTCATCAGAAGAACAAGGTCGACGTCAAG TCACTCACTCCCGAGGAACAGCGTCTCTTCCGTCTCTACGGCAAGCTGCCCTCCCGATCCGACCACTTCGCCAAGCATCTTAAGGACCGCAAGTATTTCGACTCGGGTGACTATGCCATGTCAAAGGCTGGCAAGGGTGACGGCGTTGATGCTGGTGCCGTTGGCTCTCAACACCCCGTCCCCGAGAACATTCCCCACCTCTCCTCCCCGGTGAACGGCTCCGGAACCAACGTCCCCAAGCACCACGGCTCCGTCCCCGGGATCCAGGCTGGCAGCCCTATCAAGGAGAGCAGCTTTCTCAAGAGCGAGACCAGTGTCGATGAGTCTCAAGGAGACGATGCCGACAAGCCCCAGGGTACAGACACTGCTTCTGCACCTGAGCCCGTTGCCGCCGGCGGCGAGGGCATCCCCATCCGAAGATAG
- the GCS1_1 gene encoding Zn finger-containing GTPase- Activating Protein for ARF (TransMembrane:1 (o467-489i)~BUSCO:8323at5125), whose protein sequence is MGLLALGTALDWPDAKKRAPQVREWGIKQLLEIWNKAKGKERDALLWGDEVEYLVVVYSEDNQRVLLSLRQAQILEALAADKDLKKQGGCVPELQEPSTTEKKTERTIPVFHPEFGRFMLEATPGKPWGIGFKELLDVEPDMKLRRKIAKEHMLSTEYPITLTTYPQIGVPGQFTDPYFPPSGPRLRSQFVPDEIANPHIRFPTLAANIRSRRGRKVQVNVPIFHDKNTPKPWKDPTVNFDKHDWPEDDDVRNGAAPDDFIHMDAMAFGMGSCCLQITFQAKNITEGRMLYDQLSPLGPIMLALTAATPVYKGFLANTDVRWNQISRAVDCRTPEELGEKSLTEGVRRIPKSRYASNSTYIAIDPRLRNEYLDPDLVYDSDIKRQLLEGGMDDRLATHFAHLFIRDPIVVFEEDLQELDLNKTDHFENIQSTNWQHMRFKPPPADNSIGWRVEFRSMEIQITDFENAAFSVFMVLVTRAILSFDLNFYIPIKKVDENMERAHEVDAVLKEKFYFRRNPFPSRPSRANTTFGDDSRPGSAHPSRPPSPGGPVEHEFEEMTVNDIINGSESGEFPGLIPIVESYLDSVNVDVSTRCHLSTYLDLISKRASGELDTTARWIRNFIDVHPKYNHDSVVNDEINHDLIGAVIAIGERETAGRNFAGLGIHGLERLLNGFRGGCGGESSNGSNGNSHAAETDTINGSLKRKSEWIDGHEVVAS, encoded by the exons ATGGGTCTCTT AGCTTTGGGAACGGCCCTCGACTGGCCCGACGCCAAAAAGCGTGCCCCTCAAGTTAGGGAATGGGGTATCAAG CAACTGTTGGAGATATGGAACAAAGCCAAGGGCAAAGAGCGCGATGCTCTTCTCTGGGGTGATGAG GTCGAATATCTTGTTGTGGTTTACTCCGAGGACAACCAGCGAGTGCTACTGTCTCTCCGCCAAGCACAGATCCTTGAAGCATTAGCGGCCGATAAGGATCTCAAGAAGCAAGGAGGTTGTGTCCCGGAACTTCAAGAGCCTAGCACAACTGAAAAGAAGAC GGAAAGGACCATTCCTGTTTTCCATCCCGAGTTTGGTCGCTTTATGTTGGAAGCCACTCCCGGCAAGCCCTGGGGCATCGGCTTCAAGGAACTTCTCGACGTGGAACCTGACATGAAGCTGCGGAGAAAGATCGCCAAGGAGCACATGCTCTCCACAGAATATCCCATCACACTGACTACTTACCCTCAAATCGGCGTTCCTGGACAGTTCACCGACCCCTACTTCCCACCTTCAGGACCCCGTCTGCGTTCTCAGTTTGTCCCGGATGAGATCGCCAACCCCCATATCAGATTCCCAACTCTAGCTGCCAACATTCGCTCTCGACGAGGCCGCAAGGTCCAGGTCAATGTTCCCATCTTTCACGACAAGAACACACCGAAACCCTGGAAAGATCCCACTGTCAACTTTGACAAGCATGACTGGCCTGAGGATGACGATGTGCGAAACGGAGCCGCCCCTGACGACTTCATCCACATGGACGCCATGGCTTTTGGAATGGGTAGCTGTTGTCTCCAGATCACCTTCCAGGCTAAGAACATCACCGAAGGACGAATGCTTTACGACCAACTGAGCCCTCTTGGCCCCATCATGTTGGCATTGACTGCTGCAACACCCGTGTACAAGGGCTTTCTTGCCAACACGGATGTGCGATGGAACCAGATTAGCCGCGCTGTTGACTGTAGAACGCCAGAAGAATTGGGAGAAAAG TCTCTCACGGAAGGCGTCAGAAGGATACCAAAGTCGCGGTATGCATCCAACTCGACATATATCGCCATAGACCCACGATTGAGAAACGAGTACCTCGATCCTGATCTGGTATACGACTCAGATATCAAACGCCAACTCCTTGAGGGCGGCATGGACGACCGCTTGGCCACCCATTTCGCTCATCTCTTTATTCGTGATCCTATTGTTGTCTTTGAGGAGGATCTCCAAGAGTTGGATCTCAACAAGACGGACCATTTCGAGAACATCCAGTCAACTAACTGGCAGCATATGCGATTTAAGCCGCCACCCGCTGACAACAGCATCGGTTGGCGAGTCGAGTTCCGTTCTATGGAGATTCAGATCACAGACTTTGAGAATGCCGCCTTCTCGGTGTTTATGGTCCTAGTCACGCGTGCCATTCTGTCATTTGACCTAAACTTTTACATCCCCATCAAGAAGGTTGACGAGAACATGGAGCGCGCCCACGAGGTGGATGCCGTCTTGAAGGAGAAGTTTTACTTCCGTCGTAACCCTTTCCCTAGCCGCCCCTCCAGGGCAAACACCACGTTTGGCGACGACAGCCGACCCGGGTCAGCTCATCCTAGCCGACCTCCATCCCCTGGTGGTCCCGTGGAGCACGAGTTTGAGGAGATGACCGTCAACGATATCATCAACGGCTCAGAGTCGGGCGAGTTTCCTGGCCTGATCCCTATCGTCGAGAGCTACCTCGATAGCGTGAACGTCGATGTTTCAACCAGATGCCACCTGTCCACATACCTCGACCTGATCTCTAAGCGAGCAAGCGGAGAGCTTGACACCACAGCCCGATGGATCCGCAACTTTATTGATGTACACCCCAAATACAACCATGACAGTGTCGTCAATGACGAGATCAACCATGACCTTATCGGCGCTGTGATTGCCATCGGTGAGCGAGAGACAGCCGGCCGCAACTTTGCAGGGCTCGGCATCCACGGCCTCGAACGGTTGCTCAACGGTTTCCGAGGAGGTTGCGGTGGCGAATCAAGCAACGGCTCAAACGGGAACTCACACGCGGCAGAGACAGATACTATTAACGGATCCCTCAAGCGAAAGAGCGAATGGATCGATGGCCATGAGGTGGTGGCATCATGA